Within the Cryptococcus deuterogattii R265 chromosome 14, complete sequence genome, the region TTTGTATTAATGAATTTATAGTTTCTTGGACATCCTTTATATCGGAAGGATCTTTCCCAAGCGGTCAGCCATTATGGCGAAAAAAGAGCTCAAGTGGACTCCTCTTCTGGGTCAATTCAGTGAGTGCTGCGCCGATCAAAGCTAGCTCTAAACTGACAACGATTAACAGTGTCTCTTTCTGGAGCTGTCTTCGTCAACAGAAAGAATAGACATGATGCGGTCAAGGCGCTCGCAATTGCTGGCGAGgacatgaagaagaagggtgtaAGTTTTGACGTCAGCTTAGCATATTGGCAACGCGCTGACAAGTAATCTAGATCTCTCTTTGGATCTTCCCCGAGGGAACGcgttcatcttctcctgagcctacccttcttcctttcaaAAAGGGAGCTTTCCATCTTGCAGTCCAAGCTCAGATTCCTATTGTCCCTATCGTGTGCGAAAACTACCACCGACTCTTCGACGGACGCACAAGGTTTGAATCCGGTGTTCTCAAGATCCGAGGTAAGAAGAGATGCTTCCAGCAACTGAAACAATATAACTGACACTTTGGTAGTGCTTCCCCCAATTCCCACAACTGGTCTGACTGTGGATGATGTTACTGCTATTGCCGAGTCCACTCGCGAAAGTATGCTTCACGCTCTTCGAGAAATATCCGAACCAggaccttcttcctcgttccCTACGTCTTCAGCAACCCCTCTTGCACCCCCCATACCTGAACACATCACCCAACCTCCTGCCGGTGCCCCCATACAGCTCGACATCTCCGACAGTATTGCCCTCCGCCAGCGTGGTGCAAACTCTAGCGGTATCTCTAGCGGTATCGCTAGTGAATGGTCTGAGTCTGAGAGAAAgtttgaggaaaagagcgAGGAGACaacagaggatgagatggacgaGGACGCGGttttgttgaagaagccgaagGAGAGTGTGGCGTAAAGTGTAGCAGAGGGATTTGTAGGAGGCCGACTATGTTTTGGGCTGGCCGGTATTATTAGTGTAGCGTAGCATGGGGCTGTCATGCATGAGCACTGTTTGTATCCAGTGGTTTACTTCTTTTAACGATACTTAAAAAGATCAATGATGCACTAGGCACAAAACCAGTAGAGAATATTATTGATAAAGAACGACTAGTAATGAGACAGGACCCCGCGCGGAAATTAAATTGGGAGTAAATATAATGATGCGCGCGACACCTTCGTTACACTCTGGAatcgtccatctctccatGATATCCTTTATTTTACACTGATTTAGCTCGCATCTGCTATATTTTCAGCCCCGAATTTGCCCACTACTTATATTACTACCACATATCCACCTCATACACCTTTAATCCCGGGAAAAAGCGTTCAAAATGGCTATGGCCCCGCCCCGCAAAGGTTCGCCCCATCCCTAATTCATGTCACACGTATTCGCTGACCATGCAACCTCCAGGCGAGAACTGGGAACTTCGTCAGCAGCTCAACTCAGAGTACAGGGATAAGCGGGCAGATGCTATCAAGAGAGTCATTGCGAACCATACCATTGGAAAGGACTGTAGTGGTTTGTTCCCTGATGTCGTCAAGAACATGGTGCGTATTAAACAACTCTACTTGCTGAAGTCcaagagcaaggaagaacgGTAAAAGCTGATGTTATGATCGTAGCAAACGGATGATCTGGAGCAAAAGAAACTCGTATATCTGTATCTCATGAACTATGCGAAGACACAACCTGAACTCGTTATTCTTGCCGTCAACACTTTCGTCAAGGTAGGTTTGAGCCTCGTTTAttcattctcttccgcTAACCTGCTTTTATAAAGGACACTGCCGACCCCAATCCTCTTGTTCGAGCCCTTGCCATCCGTACCATGTCCATCCTTCGTGCCGAGAAGATCCTCGACTACCTCGCGTCGCCTTTATCTCGGTGCCTCAAAGATGAGAACCCCTACGTCCGAAAGACTGCTGCTTTGTGTGTCGCCAAGGTTTTTGACTTGAAACCAGAGTTGGCTATC harbors:
- a CDS encoding lysophosphatidate acyltransferase encodes the protein MGISWLLKPVALVSTVALSTLGLLSRRYQRARFYFNITIYVSTLGLMSVWGVVVSILATAAGQRLNINYYVARSFYGLGSPLLGIKFEVEGEEHLEGLMTARDGQHQGAVLLSNHQSFLDILYIGRIFPKRSAIMAKKELKWTPLLGQFMSLSGAVFVNRKNRHDAVKALAIAGEDMKKKGISLWIFPEGTRSSSPEPTLLPFKKGAFHLAVQAQIPIVPIVCENYHRLFDGRTRFESGVLKIRVLPPIPTTGLTVDDVTAIAESTRESMLHALREISEPGPSSSFPTSSATPLAPPIPEHITQPPAGAPIQLDISDSIALRQRGANSSGISSGIASEWSESERKFEEKSEETTEDEMDEDAVLLKKPKESVA